From a single Pseudomonadota bacterium genomic region:
- a CDS encoding methyltransferase, translated as MRSRGRLTNPAETLWINPPADGFWQPFEASQALTFHHGEAALLADHLTVSTEPVPRPARHVVLYLPKSKARLTLMVELAAAGLAAGGKLWLVGAKKAGAPSAGKQLNAHFGSVQKLDAARHCMLFEASDALAGPDFDIDHHWQSFDGPDLKLASLPGVFSHGRLDDASAMLIESLPSQMPGTCLDFGCGCGVLSAVAARRGATVTAIDSDELAVRSTRRTLAENCLQGSVLGATQLPRPDEPLQWVISNPPFHQGLNTDLNATHQMLNDAAASLSRDGELWLVANRFLDYPKRLAALFDVVDEPAGDRSFRVLRARRPKSHPR; from the coding sequence CTGCGTTCGCGCGGCCGCCTGACAAACCCTGCTGAGACCCTGTGGATCAACCCGCCGGCAGACGGATTCTGGCAGCCCTTTGAGGCCAGCCAGGCGCTCACCTTTCATCACGGCGAGGCGGCTTTGCTGGCAGACCACCTGACGGTCAGCACCGAGCCCGTGCCCCGACCGGCCCGGCACGTTGTGCTTTACCTGCCTAAATCGAAGGCCCGCCTGACGCTGATGGTTGAGCTGGCGGCAGCCGGGCTGGCCGCGGGCGGCAAGCTGTGGCTGGTCGGCGCCAAGAAGGCCGGCGCGCCGTCAGCCGGCAAGCAGCTCAACGCGCATTTTGGATCGGTGCAAAAGCTTGATGCCGCCCGGCACTGCATGCTGTTTGAAGCGAGCGATGCTTTAGCCGGCCCGGACTTCGACATTGACCATCACTGGCAATCCTTTGACGGCCCTGACCTGAAGCTTGCCAGCCTGCCCGGCGTGTTCAGCCACGGCCGGCTGGACGACGCCAGCGCCATGCTGATTGAGAGCCTGCCGTCGCAGATGCCGGGGACCTGCCTGGATTTTGGCTGCGGCTGCGGCGTTTTGAGCGCGGTCGCCGCCCGCCGCGGCGCCACCGTGACAGCGATCGACTCCGATGAGCTGGCCGTGCGCTCCACCCGACGGACGCTGGCCGAGAACTGCCTGCAGGGTTCGGTGCTTGGCGCAACGCAGCTGCCGCGGCCCGATGAACCGCTTCAATGGGTGATCAGCAACCCGCCGTTTCACCAGGGCCTGAACACCGATCTCAACGCCACCCACCAAATGCTCAACGACGCCGCGGCAAGCCTTTCGAGAGACGGTGAGCTGTGGCTCGTGGCCAACCGGTTTCTGGATTACCCCAAACGTCTGGCGGCTTTGTTTGATGTCGTTGACGAGCCGGCCGGCGACCGCTCGTTTCGCGTGCTCAGGGCAAGGCGTCCGAAATCTCATCCGCGTTAG
- a CDS encoding diguanylate cyclase yields MKAGLLTALLLLISTAAAIDLEPGVNNFELSTSLRYVAVDPALSRDQVLALSSELFQPLAPLDNYGFSTQAFWFVGEIRNRTHPQSEWILLLEYPLLDHLDLYLETASGAVQQLTGGDREPFDRRYFAHRHFSFPVTVPAGETVKLALRVSSESSVQVPLRLVTPLALAEINYLGQLGMGLLYGVLLALAAYNLLLFLTLKDTTFLYYVLYVASFGLLQLSLNGLSFQFFWPGDPQVANLAILLMLPLAQMAMLQFCRSFLTLRTSAPRLDQVCLLLMVVLALISIAAFVVSYRYLVQVATGMVFVSAVAVLASGVRAWSQGYRPARYFLLAWGLLIAGMLAYAGVSFGFMPRTFVTTYGMQIGSAAEMVLLSFALAYRFRLLQEENRRMEAEARSEMEQRVGERTAELNDALTRLETANRVLEQSSQRDGLTGVYNRRHLDLSLTRLWAEAIDHGRPLTLIVVDLDQFKQVNDQRGHMAGDDCLRQVARAMEEQLLDYPGILARFGGEEFFVLLPDIAPDEIWPLAEGLRERIEMLKVVSEDQAFGVTASIGVASLRAGDGRTYRDLVRIADKAMYEAKRQGRNRVVATGDVPIPPNADEISDALP; encoded by the coding sequence ATGAAAGCAGGGCTGCTGACGGCGCTGCTGCTGCTGATCAGCACGGCGGCCGCCATCGACCTGGAACCGGGGGTCAACAACTTCGAGCTGTCGACATCGCTGCGCTATGTGGCGGTGGATCCCGCGCTGTCCCGAGACCAGGTGCTCGCCCTGTCGTCCGAGCTTTTCCAACCGCTTGCGCCGCTCGACAACTACGGCTTTTCCACACAGGCCTTTTGGTTTGTCGGCGAAATTCGCAACCGCACCCATCCGCAGTCGGAGTGGATCCTGCTGCTGGAATACCCGTTGCTGGACCACCTGGATCTGTACCTTGAAACGGCGTCGGGCGCGGTCCAGCAATTGACGGGCGGCGATCGGGAGCCGTTTGATCGACGCTACTTTGCGCATCGCCATTTTTCTTTCCCCGTCACCGTACCGGCCGGAGAGACCGTGAAGCTCGCCCTGCGGGTGTCCAGCGAAAGCTCCGTCCAGGTGCCGCTTCGGCTGGTGACGCCGCTGGCGCTGGCGGAGATCAACTATCTAGGCCAGCTGGGGATGGGATTGCTTTACGGCGTGCTCCTAGCGCTGGCCGCCTACAACCTGCTGCTGTTTCTGACGCTTAAGGACACCACGTTTCTGTACTACGTGCTCTACGTGGCCAGCTTCGGTCTGCTCCAGCTTTCGCTAAACGGGCTCAGTTTTCAGTTTTTCTGGCCGGGCGATCCGCAGGTGGCCAACCTCGCGATTCTGCTCATGCTGCCGCTGGCGCAAATGGCAATGCTGCAGTTCTGCCGCAGCTTTCTCACGCTGCGAACCTCGGCGCCGCGGCTCGACCAGGTGTGTTTGCTGCTGATGGTGGTGCTGGCGCTCATTTCCATCGCGGCTTTTGTGGTGTCTTATCGTTACCTGGTGCAGGTTGCGACCGGCATGGTCTTTGTCTCAGCGGTGGCGGTGCTGGCCAGCGGCGTGCGCGCCTGGTCGCAGGGCTATCGGCCGGCGCGCTACTTCCTGCTCGCCTGGGGGCTGCTCATTGCCGGCATGCTGGCCTACGCCGGCGTATCGTTTGGCTTCATGCCGCGCACGTTTGTGACGACCTACGGGATGCAGATCGGTTCAGCCGCCGAGATGGTGCTGCTGTCGTTTGCGCTCGCCTACCGCTTCCGGCTGCTGCAGGAAGAAAACCGACGCATGGAGGCTGAGGCACGCTCCGAGATGGAACAACGCGTGGGCGAGCGGACGGCTGAGCTGAACGACGCGTTAACCCGCCTGGAGACCGCTAATCGGGTGCTTGAGCAGTCGAGCCAGCGCGACGGGCTGACGGGTGTCTACAACCGCCGGCATCTAGATTTGTCGCTGACACGCCTGTGGGCGGAGGCCATCGATCACGGCCGGCCGCTCACGCTGATTGTCGTGGACCTGGATCAGTTTAAGCAGGTGAACGATCAGCGTGGACATATGGCGGGCGACGACTGTCTGCGCCAGGTGGCGCGAGCGATGGAAGAGCAGCTGCTGGACTATCCCGGCATCCTGGCCCGGTTCGGCGGTGAAGAGTTTTTTGTGCTGCTGCCGGATATTGCGCCGGACGAGATCTGGCCGCTCGCCGAGGGACTACGCGAGCGCATCGAAATGCTCAAGGTGGTGAGCGAGGACCAGGCGTTTGGCGTCACTGCCAGCATCGGCGTTGCCAGCCTGCGGGCAGGGGATGGTCGCACCTACCGCGATCTGGTGCGGATCGCCGACAAGGCCATGTACGAGGCCAAGCGGCAGGGCCGCAATCGGGTGGTGGCAACCGGGGATGTGCCAATCCCGCCTAACGCGGATGAGATTTCGGACGCCTTGCCCTGA
- a CDS encoding TetR/AcrR family transcriptional regulator, translated as MPRLSNAREQIIDRARSLLTERGFEGFSYRDISGFLGIKNAAVHYHFPSKADLGLALVEDFAAEMEEQMRQARATLAPREQLEGYFAYETHYGSSLRLCPVSTLTTSWEGLSTEVRDALSRFWQGVVKFLTEVLEEGRESGEFRFVGEAADKAQLLVAAMSGARQQSRLEGQNLVEKIAGQFRQELYRSRSDQPAAGVDI; from the coding sequence ATGCCACGCTTAAGCAACGCCCGAGAACAGATCATTGATCGCGCCCGGTCTCTACTGACTGAGCGAGGGTTTGAGGGCTTCAGCTATCGCGACATCAGCGGTTTTCTCGGCATCAAGAACGCGGCGGTGCACTATCACTTCCCCAGCAAGGCGGACCTTGGGTTGGCCCTGGTGGAAGACTTTGCCGCCGAGATGGAAGAGCAGATGAGGCAAGCCCGGGCGACGCTGGCGCCGCGCGAGCAGCTCGAGGGTTATTTTGCCTACGAGACTCACTACGGTAGTTCGCTTCGGCTGTGCCCGGTGAGCACGCTCACCACCAGCTGGGAAGGTCTGTCGACGGAAGTCCGCGACGCGCTGTCCCGATTTTGGCAGGGCGTGGTGAAGTTTCTCACCGAGGTGCTGGAAGAGGGCCGCGAGAGCGGCGAGTTCCGGTTTGTCGGCGAGGCCGCCGACAAGGCGCAGCTGCTGGTGGCAGCCATGTCAGGCGCCCGGCAGCAGTCGCGGCTGGAAGGCCAGAATCTGGTGGAGAAGATTGCCGGACAGTTTCGCCAGGAGCTGTACCGAAGTCGGTCGGATCAGCCAGCGGCGGGTGTAGACATCTAG
- a CDS encoding DNRLRE domain-containing protein: MHVSWKRAAFAAAFLVLPLSGWAQTTITLEPSRDTSLFAEPGLDLSNALGPHLYAGQTNNGDNRRALLAFDFSSIPVGSTINSATLTLTQSMAAPGSTVRTFTLHRVNGSWGEGTSNAGSPGGTGDSATAGDATWTERIFGSQSWLSPGGDFVATPSSTSDILSLGGPYDFTGLASDVQAWVGGSAVNDGWILLGEEDDIRTAYRFESRENPTATAVPQLAVTFAAPVTGGGGAGSGNPTAVPGPGPVAIVLLILAMVLVSRRWF; encoded by the coding sequence ATGCATGTCAGTTGGAAGCGCGCCGCTTTTGCCGCGGCGTTTTTGGTCCTGCCGCTCAGCGGCTGGGCCCAGACCACCATCACCCTCGAGCCGAGCCGCGATACCTCGCTGTTTGCCGAACCGGGGCTCGACCTGAGCAACGCTCTGGGGCCTCACCTGTACGCCGGCCAAACCAACAACGGTGACAACCGCCGCGCCCTGCTGGCCTTTGACTTCAGCAGCATTCCGGTGGGTTCAACCATCAACAGCGCTACGCTGACGCTGACCCAGTCCATGGCCGCGCCGGGGAGCACGGTCCGAACGTTTACCCTGCACCGCGTGAACGGCAGCTGGGGGGAAGGCACCTCAAATGCGGGTTCCCCCGGCGGTACCGGCGACTCAGCCACCGCGGGTGACGCCACCTGGACGGAGCGCATTTTTGGTTCGCAGTCGTGGCTCTCCCCCGGCGGTGACTTTGTTGCGACGCCCAGCTCCACCTCCGATATTCTGAGCCTCGGCGGGCCCTATGATTTTACGGGCCTGGCGAGCGATGTGCAGGCATGGGTTGGTGGGTCCGCCGTCAACGACGGCTGGATTTTGCTGGGCGAAGAGGACGACATCCGAACCGCGTACCGGTTCGAGTCGCGGGAAAACCCGACCGCCACGGCGGTACCTCAGCTTGCCGTGACGTTCGCCGCGCCGGTGACCGGCGGCGGCGGCGCGGGATCGGGCAACCCGACCGCAGTGCCCGGCCCGGGGCCGGTCGCCATCGTGCTGCTGATCCTGGCGATGGTGCTCGTCAGCCGACGCTGGTTCTAA
- a CDS encoding oligopeptide transporter, OPT family, giving the protein MSQMPPLPAPLVAPERSLVEFTLKAFVLGAVLSMLLAAANAYIGLLVGLTVSASIPAAAASMGVLRLFRRSTVLENNMVQTAASAGESLVAGIIFTIPALVMMNAWSGYEYGPMVAIAVLGGILGVAFTVPLRRALIVEARLKFPEGVATAEVLKTGGIETDRDHPEYRADDTARRSFGLLLKAAGLGAVFKLLESGVGLLAGGVAATRAWFGGNYLFTGDVTLSPALAGVGYIVGLNIAVLVFLGGAIGTLIGVPLNWAFNSASILAATGIDPAIDWSTLTASQWGALAGQSWQDCRRIGVGAMMIGGVWSLISLLGPLASGVKASLAAYRSAGDGGSGLLRTEYDTPINYVATVALLAVVPLFGVFYLALGDYPDRVLIASVMTALMLIFGFIFASVAGYMAGLVGSSNNPISGVTIATVIVSALILLQLMGSDGVAATLGPIAVIYLAGLICSAAAIAGDNMQDLKCGHILGATPWRQQVFQVVGVIAAAMVIPFVLGVLDQGYGIGRPSPINPDAQPLAAPQAGLMQALATGIFGGGIEWNFIFMGFGLAVVLIVLDKIQEKRGSSFRFPVLAVAVGVYLPLGLSVPIFIGGLLAHRVAQKARHLPEAERSAGQGKGLLIASGLITGEALMGVLVAIVAAFVMPLPLLSGFAFAGALGSAALLLLIIYQYRGSLIR; this is encoded by the coding sequence ATGAGCCAAATGCCCCCGTTACCCGCGCCGCTGGTGGCGCCCGAGCGAAGTCTGGTTGAATTTACGCTGAAAGCGTTTGTGCTCGGCGCGGTGCTGTCGATGCTGCTGGCCGCGGCCAACGCCTACATCGGGCTGCTGGTGGGTCTGACCGTGTCGGCCTCCATCCCGGCGGCCGCGGCGTCGATGGGCGTGCTGCGGCTGTTCCGGCGCTCCACGGTGCTAGAGAACAACATGGTGCAGACCGCCGCGTCCGCCGGCGAGTCGCTAGTGGCCGGCATCATCTTTACGATCCCCGCGCTGGTCATGATGAACGCCTGGTCGGGCTACGAGTACGGGCCGATGGTGGCCATTGCGGTACTCGGCGGCATCTTGGGCGTTGCCTTTACCGTCCCGCTGCGTCGCGCGCTGATCGTTGAGGCCCGCCTGAAGTTCCCCGAGGGCGTAGCCACCGCCGAGGTGCTCAAAACCGGCGGCATCGAGACCGACCGCGATCACCCGGAGTACCGCGCGGACGACACGGCCCGCCGGAGCTTTGGCCTGCTCCTGAAGGCGGCCGGGCTTGGCGCGGTGTTCAAGCTGCTGGAGTCCGGCGTCGGCCTGCTGGCCGGCGGCGTGGCGGCAACGCGCGCGTGGTTCGGAGGCAACTATCTGTTCACCGGTGACGTGACCCTGAGCCCGGCGCTGGCAGGTGTTGGCTATATCGTTGGCCTCAACATCGCCGTCCTGGTTTTTCTCGGCGGCGCCATCGGTACGCTGATTGGTGTACCGCTCAACTGGGCGTTTAATTCAGCGTCGATTCTCGCAGCGACGGGCATCGATCCGGCCATCGACTGGTCGACGCTCACGGCGAGCCAGTGGGGCGCGCTCGCTGGCCAGTCATGGCAGGACTGTCGGCGGATTGGCGTCGGCGCGATGATGATCGGCGGCGTGTGGTCGCTGATCAGCCTGCTGGGGCCGCTCGCCAGCGGCGTCAAAGCCAGCCTGGCGGCCTATCGATCGGCTGGGGACGGAGGCAGCGGCCTGCTGCGCACCGAGTACGACACGCCGATCAACTACGTGGCGACGGTCGCGCTGCTGGCGGTGGTGCCGCTGTTCGGGGTGTTTTACCTGGCGCTGGGCGACTATCCAGATCGCGTGTTGATCGCCAGCGTCATGACCGCGCTGATGCTGATCTTCGGCTTTATCTTTGCATCGGTTGCCGGCTACATGGCGGGCCTGGTCGGCAGCTCCAACAACCCGATCTCGGGCGTCACCATCGCCACCGTAATTGTCTCAGCCCTCATTCTCCTTCAGCTCATGGGCAGCGACGGCGTCGCAGCAACGCTCGGTCCCATCGCGGTGATCTATCTGGCCGGGCTGATCTGCTCGGCAGCGGCCATCGCCGGTGACAACATGCAGGACCTCAAGTGCGGTCATATTCTGGGCGCCACTCCCTGGCGCCAGCAGGTGTTTCAGGTGGTTGGCGTGATTGCCGCCGCGATGGTGATTCCGTTTGTGCTGGGCGTGCTCGATCAGGGTTATGGGATCGGCCGGCCCAGCCCGATCAACCCTGACGCACAGCCGCTGGCGGCGCCCCAGGCCGGCCTGATGCAGGCGCTTGCCACCGGGATCTTCGGGGGTGGTATCGAGTGGAACTTCATCTTTATGGGCTTTGGTCTGGCGGTGGTGCTGATTGTGCTGGACAAGATCCAGGAGAAGCGGGGGTCGTCCTTCCGTTTCCCGGTGCTCGCCGTAGCCGTTGGCGTCTACCTGCCGCTCGGGCTGTCGGTGCCCATTTTTATCGGGGGGCTGCTCGCCCACCGCGTGGCGCAGAAAGCCCGGCACCTGCCGGAAGCGGAGCGCAGTGCCGGGCAGGGTAAAGGTCTGCTGATTGCGTCCGGACTCATTACCGGCGAGGCGCTCATGGGCGTGCTGGTGGCCATCGTGGCGGCGTTTGTGATGCCGCTGCCGCTGCTCAGCGGTTTTGCGTTTGCCGGTGCGCTGGGGAGCGCCGCGCTCTTGCTGCTGATCATTTACCAATATCGCGGATCGCTCATTCGCTGA
- a CDS encoding alpha/beta fold hydrolase, with product MKNWFLLTPLLALVLGVAPGAADEVPERTLNNGNLILSDIPDIPASLAQDLNRYENVRSGAFRAWARDGQSLYITTRFGDTGQLHRVAMPGGARQQLTFFSEPVSGVQRQPGGDLISFLMDTGGSEFDQLYLFDPATGKSQMVSDGESRNGSVLWDDKGELMAFQSTRRNGRSNDIWVMPFDQPASAKVALEAPDGAWWGPAAFSPEGEQLLVQQYVSATSSSIYLVDLASGEKQTVAGGNPDVAGRHLAADFDRGGRGIYYLTDVGSQFARLAYKTLEPGATARIITEDIPWDVTGMTLSDDKTRGAFVVNEEGFAKLYLLDPATQTYRRVEGLPVGIVGGLSFSPDGSALAMTLNTPQSPSDTFVLALKDSPLERGEVTRWTYSEVGGMDTDKFSVPELVRFPTFDEVDGKKRTVPAFVYKPRSRGPHPVIINIHGGPEGQFRPSFRSTYQLWIDRLGAAVIAPNVRGSAGYGKDYLSLDNGYKREDSVRDIGALLDWIGTQPDLDADRVAVIGGSYGGYMVLASAVHYSDRLRAAVDVVGISSFVTFLENTQAYRRDLRRPEYGDERIPEMREFLNRISPLNNTEKIRVPLFVVQGENDPRVPVTEAEQVVAAVRQQGPKVWYMNALDEGHGYARKPNQDIYRQAVVLFFEQHLL from the coding sequence ATGAAAAATTGGTTTTTGCTGACCCCTTTGCTGGCGCTTGTGCTGGGAGTAGCGCCCGGCGCTGCTGACGAGGTTCCGGAACGAACGCTCAACAACGGGAACCTGATCTTGTCGGATATTCCGGACATTCCCGCTTCGCTGGCCCAGGATCTGAACCGCTATGAAAACGTACGGTCCGGTGCGTTCCGGGCCTGGGCGCGTGACGGCCAGTCGCTCTATATCACAACGCGCTTCGGCGACACCGGCCAGCTGCACCGGGTAGCGATGCCGGGCGGCGCCCGACAGCAGCTCACCTTTTTCTCCGAGCCCGTCTCCGGCGTACAGCGTCAGCCCGGCGGGGACCTGATCAGCTTCCTGATGGATACCGGCGGCAGCGAGTTTGACCAGCTGTACCTGTTCGACCCGGCAACCGGCAAAAGCCAGATGGTCAGCGACGGTGAGTCGCGCAACGGTTCAGTGCTCTGGGATGACAAGGGCGAGCTGATGGCTTTTCAAAGCACCCGTCGCAACGGGCGGTCGAACGATATCTGGGTGATGCCGTTTGATCAGCCGGCCAGCGCCAAGGTGGCGCTGGAAGCCCCCGACGGTGCCTGGTGGGGACCCGCGGCCTTCAGCCCTGAGGGTGAGCAGCTGCTGGTCCAGCAGTATGTGTCGGCGACCAGCTCGAGCATCTACCTGGTGGATCTGGCGAGCGGTGAAAAGCAGACGGTCGCCGGAGGCAATCCCGACGTTGCCGGCCGGCATCTGGCTGCGGACTTTGATCGCGGCGGGCGTGGGATCTACTACCTGACCGACGTGGGCAGTCAGTTTGCTCGCCTGGCCTATAAAACGCTGGAGCCTGGTGCGACCGCCCGCATCATCACGGAAGACATTCCGTGGGACGTGACGGGCATGACACTGAGCGACGACAAAACCCGCGGCGCATTTGTGGTCAACGAGGAAGGCTTTGCCAAACTCTATCTGCTCGACCCGGCAACCCAAACCTATCGGCGGGTTGAAGGGCTGCCGGTGGGCATCGTCGGCGGCCTGAGCTTCAGCCCGGACGGCAGTGCGCTGGCCATGACCCTGAACACGCCCCAGTCGCCCAGCGATACCTTTGTGCTGGCGCTCAAAGACTCGCCGCTGGAACGCGGTGAGGTCACCCGCTGGACCTACAGCGAGGTCGGCGGTATGGACACGGACAAATTTTCGGTGCCCGAGCTGGTCCGCTTTCCCACGTTTGATGAGGTGGACGGCAAGAAGCGCACGGTTCCCGCGTTTGTTTACAAGCCGCGGAGCCGCGGGCCTCACCCGGTGATCATCAACATTCACGGCGGTCCGGAAGGACAGTTCCGGCCCTCCTTCCGCAGCACCTATCAACTCTGGATCGATCGCCTCGGCGCGGCGGTGATCGCACCGAACGTTCGCGGCTCAGCGGGTTACGGCAAAGACTATCTGTCGCTGGACAACGGCTACAAGCGTGAGGACTCCGTCCGGGATATCGGCGCGCTGCTTGACTGGATTGGCACCCAGCCCGACCTGGACGCCGACCGGGTCGCAGTCATCGGCGGCAGCTACGGCGGTTACATGGTGCTGGCAAGCGCGGTGCACTATTCAGACCGACTGCGGGCGGCCGTCGATGTGGTCGGTATCAGCAGCTTTGTCACCTTCCTGGAAAACACCCAGGCGTATCGACGGGATCTGCGGCGCCCCGAATACGGGGACGAGCGTATCCCGGAGATGCGGGAATTTCTCAACCGCATCAGCCCGCTCAACAACACCGAGAAGATTCGGGTGCCGCTGTTTGTGGTGCAGGGTGAAAACGACCCACGGGTGCCCGTGACCGAGGCGGAGCAGGTAGTGGCCGCCGTGCGTCAGCAGGGTCCCAAGGTTTGGTACATGAACGCGCTGGACGAGGGTCACGGCTACGCCCGCAAGCCTAACCAGGATATCTATCGGCAGGCGGTGGTGCTGTTTTTTGAACAGCACCTGCTCTAG
- the msrA gene encoding peptide-methionine (S)-S-oxide reductase MsrA, with the protein MKNTQMPQRDEALPGRDDPMRAPAAHHVSGAKMAAPFPDGSELAVFGMGCFWGAERRFWELDGVYSTQVGYAGGFTPNPSYQEVCTGLTGHVEVVQVVYFPEVIAFGDLLSVFWEAHDPTQGMRQGTDIGTQYRSAIFAALDGHLQVARDSRDRYAEQLADAGFGSITTQIELSPGFYYAEEYHQQYLSKNPLGYCGLEGTGVPVS; encoded by the coding sequence ATGAAAAACACCCAGATGCCGCAACGAGACGAGGCGCTGCCCGGCCGCGACGACCCGATGCGGGCGCCTGCGGCCCATCACGTCTCAGGCGCCAAGATGGCGGCTCCCTTTCCTGACGGTTCGGAGCTTGCGGTCTTCGGCATGGGTTGTTTCTGGGGAGCGGAGCGCCGGTTCTGGGAGCTTGATGGCGTCTACTCAACGCAGGTGGGCTACGCGGGTGGCTTTACGCCCAACCCGAGCTACCAAGAGGTTTGTACTGGCCTGACTGGCCACGTAGAGGTGGTTCAGGTGGTTTACTTCCCCGAGGTGATCGCCTTCGGGGACCTGCTCTCGGTGTTTTGGGAGGCTCACGACCCGACGCAGGGCATGCGTCAGGGGACCGATATCGGCACCCAATACCGGTCGGCGATTTTTGCCGCGCTCGACGGGCACCTGCAGGTCGCGAGGGACTCTCGGGATCGCTACGCTGAGCAGCTGGCTGACGCGGGCTTCGGCAGCATCACGACGCAGATTGAGCTTTCACCGGGCTTTTACTATGCCGAGGAATACCATCAGCAGTATCTGAGCAAGAATCCGCTAGGCTACTGCGGCCTTGAGGGCACCGGAGTCCCGGTGAGCTAA
- a CDS encoding SLC13 family permease produces MPDPHAIAVLALTGLALILFTRENIPLETTSLFVLVVLALGFRLFPYESLEGRLEVTDFFHGFGHKALVAVCALMIVGNGLVRTGALEPVGRWLAKLWRRGPLISLLATLVITATLSAFINNTPIVVLMLPILIGVAVRTNASPTATLLPMGLASLLGGMSTTIGTSTNLLVVSVAEDMGVAPFAMFDFIVIAGLAGLVAIVYLWLVAPRLVPPRQAPLENVSSRVFTAQLVLDEDSPVVGQTLTQAVERTEGALKVEKIQREVGVFVTPLPDVELRAGDRLSTSDTPSRLREFARQLGGKLYSGNTLVDAEHPLTAGSQQLAEVAITAGSRLVGTRLNQARLQSRYGLRFLALHRAERQESRRSRDIDEVTLLTGDVLLVQSTPEELTNTKTSGDFLVLDGSTTLPHTSKAPIALLTLIGVVGAAALGLVPIEVSALAGVFLMIISGCLNWRDATNALSSQVILIVVASLALGVALMRTGGAAFLADLFLAATFGLPPSAVLAGLILLMGLMTNVVSNNAAAVIGTPIAIEIATQLGLPVEPFVLGVLFGANLSFCTPMAYQTNLLVMNAGGYKFIDFVKVGVPLMILVWITLTVLLVYAYQLY; encoded by the coding sequence ATGCCCGATCCGCACGCCATAGCGGTACTGGCGTTGACCGGATTGGCGCTCATACTTTTCACCCGCGAAAACATTCCGCTGGAGACCACCAGCCTGTTTGTGCTTGTGGTGCTGGCGCTGGGTTTTCGGCTGTTCCCCTACGAGTCGTTGGAGGGCCGGCTGGAGGTTACGGACTTTTTCCACGGCTTCGGGCATAAAGCGCTGGTGGCGGTCTGCGCCCTGATGATTGTGGGCAATGGGCTGGTTCGCACCGGCGCGCTGGAGCCGGTCGGTCGCTGGCTGGCGAAGCTTTGGCGGCGGGGACCGCTGATATCCCTGCTCGCAACGCTGGTGATTACCGCCACGCTGAGTGCCTTTATCAACAACACTCCCATCGTGGTGCTGATGCTGCCAATCCTGATTGGCGTGGCGGTGCGCACGAACGCGTCTCCCACCGCCACGCTCCTGCCCATGGGGCTCGCGAGCCTGCTGGGCGGGATGTCCACGACCATCGGCACCTCCACCAACCTCCTGGTGGTCTCGGTGGCCGAGGACATGGGCGTGGCGCCGTTTGCCATGTTCGACTTTATTGTGATCGCCGGGCTGGCCGGTCTAGTGGCGATTGTCTACCTCTGGCTGGTTGCGCCTCGGTTGGTGCCACCGCGGCAGGCGCCGCTGGAAAACGTGTCATCGCGCGTGTTCACCGCCCAGCTGGTGCTGGACGAAGACAGTCCGGTGGTCGGCCAGACGCTGACTCAGGCGGTGGAGCGTACTGAGGGGGCGCTGAAGGTCGAAAAGATCCAGCGCGAGGTGGGCGTGTTTGTGACGCCGCTGCCGGACGTTGAGCTGCGCGCCGGCGACCGCCTCAGCACCTCCGACACGCCGAGCCGCCTGCGGGAGTTTGCCCGGCAGCTGGGCGGCAAGCTGTATTCGGGCAACACCCTGGTCGACGCCGAGCACCCGCTCACCGCCGGCAGCCAGCAGCTGGCTGAGGTGGCTATCACGGCAGGGTCACGGCTCGTCGGAACGCGGCTCAACCAGGCCCGCCTGCAGAGCCGCTACGGGCTGCGTTTCCTCGCGCTGCACCGGGCTGAGCGCCAAGAGTCGCGGCGCAGCCGCGACATCGACGAAGTCACGCTGCTGACCGGCGACGTGCTCCTCGTGCAGTCCACCCCCGAAGAACTCACCAACACCAAAACCAGCGGCGACTTCCTGGTGCTCGACGGCAGCACCACCCTGCCCCACACCAGCAAGGCACCCATTGCGCTGCTGACGTTGATTGGCGTCGTGGGCGCAGCGGCACTGGGCCTGGTGCCGATTGAGGTCAGCGCCCTGGCCGGCGTTTTCCTGATGATCATCTCCGGATGCCTCAACTGGCGCGACGCGACCAACGCGCTGTCCTCCCAGGTCATCCTGATTGTCGTGGCGTCGCTCGCACTCGGCGTTGCCCTGATGCGCACCGGCGGCGCCGCATTTTTGGCCGACCTGTTCCTCGCAGCCACCTTCGGCCTGCCGCCCTCCGCCGTGCTCGCCGGCCTGATTTTGCTGATGGGCCTGATGACCAACGTCGTTTCCAACAACGCGGCGGCCGTCATCGGCACACCGATCGCCATTGAGATTGCCACCCAGCTTGGCTTACCCGTAGAACCGTTTGTTCTCGGCGTACTGTTCGGCGCGAACCTGAGCTTCTGCACGCCGATGGCCTACCAGACCAACTTGCTGGTCATGAATGCCGGGGGCTACAAGTTCATCGACTTCGTTAAGGTAGGCGTGCCGCTCATGATCCTGGTCTGGATCACTCTGACCGTGCTGCTGGTCTACGCCTACCAGCTCTATTAA